CAGTTGTCCAGGCATAGGTGTTGCAAGTAGTTTGGTTTGGTatatggcatgcttttggcatggtGAGATTTGTAGTGTGCCAACTCATAAGTTGGTGGTGCAATAATCAATCAACAATCACATTTAGCATCTTGGCTACCCCTTTAGCATCTTGGCTCACAACAGATTGTTTAAGATTTTGACACATCATCAATAAGCACCAAAAACGGGTAAACATAGAAAATGTTAAAAGTAATAGCCTTTGTACTATTATCTCAGAAGTGGTTGTCCCTTTGTACTTGTCATTTCAGAGCAGAACTCATCAGTATAGAAAGACATTGAGTTTAGGGTTCAGTAGATAGATAGAGCAAaccagagagaaagagagagaggtaACTATCTTGGATCATTCTAATGTCAAAACTCAATGAAGAAATCATCTGCAAGGGGGTTTGTATAAATGAAACCCTAACAGATGATGAATTAAGATCAATCCTATCAAAATTAGACAACTATAAAGATAAAGAAGGTTTTGGATTAGTATGTAAGAAATGGTTAGATTTACAGAGTACAGAAAGGAGGAAGCTTTGTGCAAGAGCAGGTCCACTTATGCTTAAGAAAATGGCTGCTAGATTCTCAAGGATTGTGGACTTAGATCTCTCTCAATCACTTTCTCGTTCGTTTTATCCTGGGGTTACTGATTCTGATCTCTCTGTTGTTTCTAATGGGTTTACTTCTTTACAAACGCTTCATCTTAACAACTGTAAAGGTTTGGTTTTTATACTTCTTCTTCCCCCTTTTGATTTCGAATTACAAATTGAACTCATAATCAGTATTAAATTAGTTCTTAGAATGTTAGTTTAGCTGGAAAATTGATTGCTTTATGAGTTTCTAAGCCTGGGTTTTCTAGAATTTCATCTTAATTGCTCAATGAATTGTTTGAAATTAGAATGTTAGTTGAGCAGGAAAGTTGATTGCTTTATAAGTTTCTAAGtctgggttttcaaaaattcatCTTAATTGCTTAATGAATTTTTTGAAAGTAGTTCTTAGAATCATAGTTGAGCTGAAAAGTTTGTAGCTTTATGGAGTTTTTAACTCGGGGTTATCGAAATTTCATATTGGGTTCTTCATTTTAGTCTCTGGAATTTGATTGCTGGATTATGCATTCTTTGAAACCCTTGAAGCATTGAATTGTGATGGGGAAATGTATAATTTGGCGAAAAGATAAAATTATTTGCTCAAGTGATTCAATTATCACTGACAAGAATCTTCAACAGATTGAGTGTTTTCTAAATGATGCCATGACTCTGTCCTAGTCAATGAACTGGTTGGTGCTCTACCAAACCAATAATTTATAATTCAAATGTCGGTTCATTCAAGTTTTATCGATTAGCTTGCTTAGTTTTATGAAAGTTGTTGCTTGTGAACAACTTTTTTATTCTGTTCCAACTAAGTATAGAAATTTGGTAGGTATATGAGGTTAATGTCTGAGGCAACATTGTTTTGTTGGTTGTTATGTGATTTTCATTCGTCCAGGATAAGTATaagttttctcttcttttctgttTGTGTTACTTTCCATTTAGCTTTATGAAGTGCTGGGATGTAAATGATAAATTTCCTAGTTGTGGAAAGGTGTTTTACTTTTACCCTTTCTCCTAGCAGTGCGTTATTAACCAATGTGTCCCACTTGTTCTTTAGTCCGTAGTCCGCTTGTTTTACCCTAAGTCTCTGCAGATCACCACCCTATCAATATAGGGCAGTTGTTGGTTTTGATAAATCTTTTACATTTTGTCATGCTTAGCCTAGTTTTTTATTCTGGGATTGTTGCACGCTTGTGGCGTACTTTTGTTTTACAGGTATTACAGATAAGGGATTGGTGGAACTTGGAAAGGGACTTCCACGTCTACAGTCGTTAGATATATCCTACTGCAGAAGGCTAACAGACAAGGGATTAACTGCCATAGCAGAGGGATGTCCCAATTTGAGAAACTTGCATCTTGTTGGTTGCAGATTCATTACTGACGAAACGTTAATAGCACTTTCGAAGAATTGCCGTTATCTTGAGGCATTGGCATTGCAAGGATGTATCAACATAACAGACACGGGGCTTTCATCTCTTGTTGGTAAATGCCGTAAGATAAAGTTCTTGGATGTCAGTAAGTGCACTAATGTTGGTGATGCTGGGATTTTGAGTGTATCGGAAGCATGTT
This DNA window, taken from Papaver somniferum cultivar HN1 chromosome 3, ASM357369v1, whole genome shotgun sequence, encodes the following:
- the LOC113355593 gene encoding uncharacterized F-box/LRR-repeat protein C02F5.7-like, which gives rise to MSKLNEEIICKGVCINETLTDDELRSILSKLDNYKDKEGFGLVCKKWLDLQSTERRKLCARAGPLMLKKMAARFSRIVDLDLSQSLSRSFYPGVTDSDLSVVSNGFTSLQTLHLNNCKGITDKGLVELGKGLPRLQSLDISYCRRLTDKGLTAIAEGCPNLRNLHLVGCRFITDETLIALSKNCRYLEALALQGCINITDTGLSSLVGKCRKIKFLDVSKCTNVGDAGILSVSEACSSLTTLKLLDCLKAGDDSIYSLARSCKNLETLVIGGCRNVSDESIKSLVFSCNHKLKFLRMDWCSSISDSALSCILSLCKNLEALDIGCCEEVTDRAFQDLASSGSESSLKILRISSCPKITVFGITKLLESCKTLEYLDVRSCPHITEWDCDQAGLLFPAYCKVNFTGSLSGSDALIDMFV